The following proteins are co-located in the Acidicapsa acidisoli genome:
- a CDS encoding ABC-F family ATP-binding cassette domain-containing protein, giving the protein MATLLNGQGLTKAFGAAALFREIGFVVDEGDRIGLIGPNGSGKSTLLGVLAGEIEPDEGEVAKRKLTKLSYVAQVSEFPAGVTARDVVQQALKRAHVHESEWEARIAETLGRAGFENFDTEARTYSGGWKKRLSIAQALAQQPDVLLLDEPTNHLDLAGIEWLEELLSTAPFACVVVSHDRYFLENVATEMVELNRQYPQGLLRVHGNYSEFLEKKEEFLESQAKRQESLENRVKREMEWLRRGPKARTTKSKARIDSATELIGELKDMKGRAQVSTAGIDFSATERQTKRLVELKDVHYSIGERTLLAGLDFNITAGMRVGLVGPNGSGKTTLLRLLLGQTEPNAGEIKLANMLRVVYFDQTRVLNEKVTLRRALAPESDSVIYQDRVIHVASWASRFLFTGEQLNQPVERLSGGERARVLIANLMLQPADLLLLDEPTNDLDIPTLEILEESLLEYTGALVLVTHDRYMLDRISNVVLGLDGMGNAERFADYSQWDQWQAKQKTATARADAAIGVTARSAAAGQPAYAEQTAGTSGGKKKLSYMDARDYATIESRIAAGEELLAAKQAVLEMPEVVTDAARLQTALADVEAAQNAVDALYARWAELEAKQYEAG; this is encoded by the coding sequence TTGGCGACATTATTGAACGGACAGGGGCTGACGAAGGCCTTTGGAGCTGCTGCGCTCTTTCGCGAGATCGGCTTCGTGGTAGATGAGGGCGACCGGATTGGCTTGATCGGGCCGAACGGGTCGGGGAAATCGACGCTGCTGGGCGTGCTGGCTGGCGAGATTGAACCGGACGAAGGCGAAGTGGCGAAGCGCAAGCTGACGAAGCTGAGCTACGTGGCCCAGGTCTCCGAGTTTCCTGCCGGGGTGACGGCGCGCGATGTGGTGCAGCAGGCGCTGAAACGGGCTCACGTGCATGAGAGCGAATGGGAAGCCCGGATCGCGGAGACGCTGGGTCGGGCCGGATTTGAAAACTTCGATACGGAAGCCCGAACCTACTCCGGAGGCTGGAAGAAGCGGTTGTCGATTGCGCAGGCGCTGGCGCAGCAGCCGGACGTTTTGCTGCTTGACGAGCCTACGAACCATCTTGATCTGGCGGGGATTGAATGGCTGGAGGAGCTGCTTTCGACGGCTCCCTTTGCCTGCGTGGTAGTGAGCCACGATCGCTACTTCCTTGAGAATGTTGCGACGGAGATGGTGGAGTTGAACAGGCAGTATCCACAGGGATTGCTGCGCGTCCATGGAAATTACAGCGAGTTTCTGGAGAAGAAGGAAGAGTTTCTGGAGTCGCAAGCCAAGCGGCAGGAATCGCTTGAAAATCGCGTGAAGCGCGAGATGGAGTGGCTGCGTCGCGGACCAAAGGCGCGCACCACCAAGAGCAAGGCGCGAATCGACAGCGCAACGGAGTTGATTGGCGAGCTGAAGGATATGAAAGGCCGGGCACAGGTTTCGACCGCAGGCATCGATTTTTCCGCGACGGAGCGGCAGACCAAGCGACTAGTCGAGTTAAAGGATGTGCATTACAGCATTGGCGAGCGGACTCTGCTGGCGGGGCTGGACTTTAATATTACGGCTGGAATGCGCGTGGGCCTCGTGGGACCGAATGGCAGCGGCAAGACGACGCTGCTGCGATTGCTGCTTGGGCAGACGGAGCCGAATGCGGGTGAGATCAAGCTGGCTAACATGCTGCGCGTTGTGTACTTCGATCAGACCCGTGTGCTGAATGAGAAGGTGACTTTGCGCAGGGCTCTGGCGCCGGAGAGCGACTCAGTGATTTATCAGGATCGCGTGATTCATGTGGCTTCGTGGGCTTCGCGGTTTCTCTTCACTGGCGAGCAGTTGAATCAACCCGTGGAGCGTTTGAGCGGCGGTGAGCGGGCACGTGTGCTGATCGCTAACCTGATGCTGCAACCGGCGGATTTACTGTTGCTGGATGAGCCTACGAACGATCTGGATATTCCGACGCTTGAGATATTGGAAGAGAGCCTGTTGGAGTATACGGGAGCATTAGTTCTGGTTACTCATGACCGGTACATGCTGGACAGAATTTCCAATGTAGTGCTGGGTCTGGATGGCATGGGCAACGCTGAACGCTTTGCGGACTATTCGCAGTGGGATCAATGGCAGGCGAAGCAAAAGACAGCGACGGCTAGGGCAGACGCGGCAATAGGAGTTACGGCCAGATCGGCAGCAGCCGGACAACCTGCCTATGCCGAGCAGACCGCTGGCACTTCGGGCGGCAAAAAGAAGCTCTCATATATGGACGCGCGGGACTACGCAACCATCGAGAGCAGGATTGCGGCGGGCGAAGAACTGCTTGCGGCAAAGCAGGCAGTTCTTGAGATGCCTGAGGTTGTTACGGACGCGGCGCGCTTGCAGACTGCACTTGCGGACGTGGAAGCGGCGCAGAATGCGGTCGATGCGCTGTACGCCAGATGGGCCGAGCTGGAAGCCAAGCAGTACGAGGCTGGCTGA
- a CDS encoding tetratricopeptide repeat protein, translated as MPQTVDSPSRVSEEEVTPRTESEDSSPVRNRLSRFFADFRHPGPWHVLVITAILALLGFGGLFFWRWMHRPATQSLSVVIADFENSTGNPQFDLALKTALTIDLQQSPLLAVSSRGKVRQTLVELKAPVDKPLTPEVAREVCSRIHDQTYLSGSIRRFARKYMVSVAAFDCSSGRSLAESKGIAESPDGIVAVLDKVAVDLRKQLGEPSDTITRFSKPLFAGRTPSLEALKAYADASRLGLEGKLQESVTPYQHALELDPEFALAFADLGVAYSNLGEQDLARKSLTRAYELRDTVDEPDQLFIVSTYSNIVTGDTQASIRNDKEWSAEYPRNPVPLLHLADLENRIGKPALAVDPAKRALQLNPGDAYPYIVLARAQLHLGQFEQAVDTCQLAIERHLDSEQIHGFLFQIAFLRLDQAEMDRQIAWAKDQPAEPYLLQQVGLMDFALGKAKNAQAVLESAADEYRRQGESELANQMVSRIPRIEAELGLTSAAHTLLARLPKSSESLTGDSVDVPVAWAHVGETARADALAKRELESHLTTTLWQEDFGPQIKAAIDLNQQRAEDAIEDLKPAIPYDLYSFDGPGMRGRAYLAAKQPDLAEVEFHKILDHPGIEPLSHNYPLAQLGLARALAAQGKTVEAGFAYKVVLQIWKDADADLPRLKEAKAEFARLATEPGRTSGETGRATTKPAPSASSPRKPSASRR; from the coding sequence ATGCCGCAAACAGTAGATTCGCCAAGTCGCGTTTCCGAAGAAGAGGTCACGCCGCGCACCGAGAGTGAGGACTCGTCTCCAGTCCGAAACCGCCTCTCGCGATTTTTCGCGGACTTCCGGCATCCAGGCCCGTGGCATGTCCTCGTCATCACCGCTATTCTGGCGCTCCTCGGCTTCGGCGGACTTTTCTTCTGGCGCTGGATGCATCGCCCTGCGACCCAGTCGCTCAGCGTCGTCATCGCGGATTTTGAGAACTCCACCGGTAACCCCCAATTCGACCTGGCCCTCAAGACCGCTCTCACCATCGATCTGCAACAATCGCCGCTTCTCGCTGTTAGCTCTCGCGGAAAAGTTCGCCAGACCCTCGTTGAATTGAAAGCTCCCGTCGATAAGCCGCTGACCCCGGAGGTTGCCCGCGAGGTCTGCTCCCGAATTCACGATCAGACCTACCTCTCCGGTTCAATTCGGCGCTTTGCCCGGAAGTACATGGTTTCCGTCGCGGCCTTCGATTGCTCCTCGGGACGTTCCCTGGCCGAGAGTAAAGGCATCGCCGAATCTCCCGACGGCATCGTTGCAGTTCTGGATAAAGTCGCCGTCGATCTCCGAAAGCAACTCGGCGAGCCTTCCGATACCATTACACGCTTCAGCAAGCCGCTCTTCGCCGGTCGCACCCCATCGCTCGAAGCCCTGAAGGCCTACGCCGACGCCAGCCGTCTGGGACTGGAGGGCAAGCTTCAGGAGTCCGTGACTCCGTATCAACACGCCTTGGAGCTGGATCCCGAGTTCGCGCTGGCCTTCGCGGATCTCGGCGTCGCATACTCCAATCTTGGCGAGCAGGATCTTGCCCGGAAAAGCCTCACCCGGGCTTATGAGCTGCGGGACACGGTCGACGAGCCGGATCAGCTCTTTATCGTCTCCACGTACAGCAACATCGTTACGGGCGACACGCAGGCCAGCATCCGCAATGACAAGGAATGGAGCGCGGAGTATCCGCGCAATCCGGTGCCGCTCCTCCATCTCGCCGACCTTGAAAACCGCATCGGCAAGCCAGCGCTGGCCGTCGATCCCGCTAAACGCGCTCTCCAACTGAATCCGGGGGATGCCTATCCTTACATCGTCCTGGCCCGCGCACAATTGCACCTTGGGCAATTCGAGCAGGCGGTCGACACCTGCCAGCTTGCCATCGAACGCCATCTCGACAGCGAGCAAATCCACGGATTTCTCTTCCAGATCGCCTTTCTGCGTCTTGACCAGGCAGAGATGGACCGGCAGATCGCGTGGGCAAAAGATCAGCCGGCCGAGCCCTACCTGCTGCAGCAAGTGGGTCTCATGGACTTCGCTCTGGGCAAAGCCAAAAACGCGCAGGCCGTGCTCGAAAGCGCGGCGGACGAGTACCGAAGGCAAGGCGAGAGCGAACTCGCCAATCAGATGGTGAGCCGGATTCCACGCATCGAGGCGGAACTCGGCCTCACCTCAGCCGCGCACACCCTGCTCGCGCGTTTGCCGAAATCCAGTGAATCATTGACGGGAGACTCCGTCGATGTCCCGGTTGCATGGGCTCATGTCGGAGAGACTGCGCGGGCCGATGCGTTGGCAAAGCGAGAACTTGAGTCTCATCTCACCACAACGCTCTGGCAGGAAGATTTCGGACCCCAGATCAAAGCAGCCATCGACCTGAACCAGCAGCGGGCCGAAGACGCGATCGAGGATCTCAAACCGGCCATTCCATACGATTTATATAGCTTCGATGGGCCCGGGATGCGTGGCCGCGCCTACCTTGCCGCGAAACAGCCAGATCTTGCCGAAGTCGAGTTCCACAAGATCCTCGACCACCCGGGCATCGAGCCGCTGTCGCACAATTACCCGCTGGCGCAGTTGGGTCTCGCCCGGGCGCTGGCGGCACAGGGTAAAACCGTGGAGGCCGGATTCGCCTACAAAGTTGTTCTGCAAATCTGGAAGGACGCCGACGCCGATCTGCCGCGTCTCAAGGAAGCTAAAGCAGAGTTCGCCCGCCTCGCCACCGAACCGGGCAGGACCAGTGGCGAGACCGGACGAGCCACGACGAAGCCCGCACCTTCAGCGTCGTCACCCCGCAAACCTTCGGCAAGTAGGCGCTGA